The genomic interval GTGCATGCCGAGGAAGTTGACCTCGGACTCCGGGAGGGCGGCCCCGAGTTCGCGGCGGGCGCGCTCGGCGACGGCACGGGCGCGGCTGACGGCCTCGGGATGTCCGGCCAGTTCGGCGGCGACTTGGTCGTCGGTGAGAAACTGCTCGATGGCCTCGCCGTCGAGGAGCCGGGTGAGCGCCATCATCAGGTGGCTGGTGAGCATGCCGGCGGTCGCCTCGGTCACGGTGTTGCCCTCCGCCTCCAGGGCGGCCAGCTCGGCCGTGACGAAGTCGGCGACCTCGGGCTTGATCTGTCCGCCTTCGCGGAAGAGCTGAAGCCGCAGGGCCAGCTGGTCGTCCATGGCGATCCTCCTAAAATCGACAGTAACCAGGATTTTGTATTTTGATGAGGCCGAAGGTCCCGTCGCGGGCAGGACCTTCGTCCCGATCCGGCCCGGGGCTCAGTACGAGGGCAGCCGAGTGCCCTCGATCACCTCGCGCTGGAGCGAGGTGATCAGTGAGAGATCCAGGGAGTCCCGGACGGCGGCCAGGGACTTGGCCCCTTCGGTCCGCCCGATGACGGCCGCGCTCGAGTTGCGCAGCGACAGCTCACGGGTGACCTCGTCCCCCAGCGGAAGCACGTCGACCCCGAACCCGAGCCGGTCCTGCACCTCGTCCAGGTTCCAGACGGTGGCATCGACCTCCTCGCGGGCGAAGAGGTCGGGCAGCTGCATGTACGAGGCCTCCACCCGCTGGACGTCCGGGCGCCCGGCGAAGACCAGGTCGACCAGCATGCGCAGATCCTCCGACGCGTGGTCGACCGCGACCCGCAGGCCCGGGGCGTCCAGATCCACGCCGTGGCGCAGGAGCATGCCGTGCGCGCCGACGTAGGTGGCCGGCCCCAGCTCCGCCACCAGCTCCACCGGATGCTCGGCGATCAGCTCGTCGGCGGCGAAACGGGACAGGACGACGAGGTCGACCTTGCCTTCGAGCAGGGCCGCGGTACGGGCTCCGGCGCCGCGCATGAAGGTGATCGCGAAGGGCGCGCCGGCCTCCTCGAAGGCGCCGCGGAGCCCGGTGGCCAGGCCCTCGTACCGGCGGGAGTACGGCAGCGGCATCGCGGCCAGCAGCGTCCCGAGCCCGGAGAGCCGCCAGAGTATGGAGCGGTCCGAGTGGGCGAGGAAGGTGCCCAGGTGCCCTCGGGCGGTCGTCTTGATGGCGCCGGACTCCTCCAGTAGCTGGAGGGCCGCCTGGACCGTACCGTTTCCGCAGCCCAGTTCCTCCGCGTAGTCCCGCACCCGGGGCAGTCGCGTGTCCGGCTCGTGGTTGAGCAGCAGGACCGCGAGCTGGCGGGCGGCCAGTCCGTTGCGCGTGAGGAAGCGGTCATCGAAGGCGTTCACGAAAAGAACAGTAAACAGGATTCTGGATATTGACAAGGCTCCGCACCGAAGCCGCCTGGCTCCGCACAGGAGCTACCTGGAGGGCGCGGAACCGGTCGACGAGCCCGGCTCCTAGCTGCGACTCTGGCCTCGCATGACATCGACCAGGTCGGTGCCCGCGAGCCGCCCCCCGTACAGAGCGCCCCAGGCGACCAGCGAGACTGCCCCGATAAGGGGCGTCGCCGCCTCCGGTGGCATCCCCGCAGCCAATGCCCCGGTCACCGTGCCGATCACGACCGTGCCGAAGGCGACCAGCCGAACCCACTCCCGGCTCACCGCCGGCGTCACGCCCTCGAGGTCTTCGGGGTCCAAGAGGGCCAGGGTGCGCCCCTGGGCGTACCGCGCGGCGATCTTCAGCAGCATGGCCGCCGTCTCCTCGAAGACCTTCCCCGTGACGGCTTCCCGGTCCTGCCTGGCCTCCATGGCCCGCAAAGCGCCCACCACTTGTGCTGCGTGCTTCTTCAACTCGCCGCGCCGCTCCCGATGTACGCGGCCGTGCCGGACCCGCCACGCGGTCCACACCGCGCGCTCGGCTGCCTTCAAGCTGACCCGTGGCGTGTGCAGGTCGTAGGGGGACACGCGTTCGTAAGCGAGCCCGACGCTCCCGCAGACGGCGAGCAGCGCCACCACTGGCTGCCACCGGGCCGCGCTGGACCGCCAACCGACGGCGGCAGGGGCATCGACCCCTCGCGCATGGTGCAGGAGCGGCCAGGCGGCGCGCACGACCGAGGCCAGCATCAGCAGGAGCACGACCACCGACAGGGTCTTGGCCGTCTCCAGCGGGTCGGCCGACGGATCGGCTATCACGGGGCCCACCGCTTCCCGCACCCAATGGGGCCCGTTCTGCCAGACCCTCACGAGCAGGTTCACCGCGTCCAGGCACTCGTCGGCATCGGTCGAGGGCCCGCTCGATCCACTGATCCGGTCCGCCCGCAAGCAGAACGGAGGATCCGGGAGCTCGCTGCTCGACGGGTGCACCGTCATGTATTGGAGACCGACGGCAAGCGTGCCGACGTTGAGCAGGACCACCACGAGCCAGCACAGCTTCACCAGGTGTACGGCGAGTGCCGCGGGCGTTGCGGCGCACCATAAGTAGACGGCCCGCACCACACGAGTCCACGCGACCGTCGTCACGCCCGGAGGGACCGGAACGCCTTGGACCTCCGGAGGCCGGGGAACCCCCGGACCCTCCCTCGGCCTCAGGCGCACCACGGCATTGCGCAGCCGTCGCGTCGCGCGGACCGCGACCCACGCCTCCCAACGGCTGCGCGCGGACCTGTCCCAGACCACCCACCCCAGGCAGAGGATGATCAGGAGGGCGACGGTCTCCGCCAGGGATATGAGCAGTGCGGTCATCCGGGCGGTTTGGTCCAACTCATTCCGATGCGCAGCAGTCCTGCCGTAGTCGACGCTGTTTCACACGGCGGTCCTACTTCCGTGCGGAGCATTGACGCTGTCAACTCAAGTGGCTACGTTCCCACATGGCATCGATCCCAGGTCGCGGAGACGCCCGAAGCGGCGGCGGTCGCGCACCGGGACCGGGCCGGACCACCTACCCCGGGAGACAACGTGCCGCCACCCAACCCCGCCGCCCCAGGCCGTGCCGGTAGTCCGCATCCGTGGAGTGCCCCGGCCCGTCCCGCCCGCCGGGCCGTTCTCGCCGCCGGCGCCGGAGCCCTGGGCGCGCTCGCCGTGACAGGCTGTGCCACGGCGTCCGGCAGGGAGCGGTCACTGCGCGTCGCCTACCCGTTCTGGGGCGCCGACGACATCGTGCACCGTCAGATGAAGGACACCGCCGCCGCGTACGAGAAGGCGGTGCCGGGGCGACGGGTGGAACTCGTGCCCATCCCCGACCAGCAGGGCAACTTCGCCACCAAGATCGAACTGATGCAGCGGTCCGCGCCGAGCGCACCGGACGTGGTCTTCCAGGACACCGTGATGACCAACGCCGACGTGCAGGCGGGCTACCTCCAGCCGCTCGACCGTCATCTCGGACGCTGGCGGGACTGGGAGCAGTTCGACGCCACCGCCCGCTCCGCCACCCGCGCCGACGACGGCCACGTCTACGGTGTCCTCACGGGCACCGACGTACGCGCCGTCTTCTACGACAAGCGGGTGTTCGCCAAGGCCGGCCTGCCCACCGCCTGGACGCCGCGGAGCTGGGCCGATCTGCTGCACGCCGCCCGCACCATCCGCCGTCGCGTGCCCGGAGTGGTGCCGCTCAACATCTACGCCACCAAGGCCCTCGGCGAAGCCACCACCACCCAGGGGCTGCTGATGCTCCTGTACGGGACGCGCGACGGCTTCTACGACGCCCGCAACCGCACCTGGACCGGCGACACCCCGGGACTGCGCGAGACCCTCGCCTTCGTCGACACCGTCTTCCGGGAAGGGCTCGGCCCCACCCCGCAGATGTCGTTCAACCCGACCGTGCGGGACAAGATCGTCTCGGAGATGCTGCCCGCCGGAGAGGTGGGCATCGCCCTCGGCGAGGGCTCCTGGACGCCGAAGACCTGGATCAAGGGCGGCTCCGCGCCCTGGCCGGGGTGGACCGAGCACATCGGAGTCGTCGC from Streptomyces drozdowiczii carries:
- a CDS encoding PRD domain-containing protein; translation: MDDQLALRLQLFREGGQIKPEVADFVTAELAALEAEGNTVTEATAGMLTSHLMMALTRLLDGEAIEQFLTDDQVAAELAGHPEAVSRARAVAERARRELGAALPESEVNFLGMHLAVLAQQAPAAPSS
- the yhfZ gene encoding GntR family transcriptional regulator YhfZ, with amino-acid sequence MNAFDDRFLTRNGLAARQLAVLLLNHEPDTRLPRVRDYAEELGCGNGTVQAALQLLEESGAIKTTARGHLGTFLAHSDRSILWRLSGLGTLLAAMPLPYSRRYEGLATGLRGAFEEAGAPFAITFMRGAGARTAALLEGKVDLVVLSRFAADELIAEHPVELVAELGPATYVGAHGMLLRHGVDLDAPGLRVAVDHASEDLRMLVDLVFAGRPDVQRVEASYMQLPDLFAREEVDATVWNLDEVQDRLGFGVDVLPLGDEVTRELSLRNSSAAVIGRTEGAKSLAAVRDSLDLSLITSLQREVIEGTRLPSY
- a CDS encoding extracellular solute-binding protein; this translates as MTGCATASGRERSLRVAYPFWGADDIVHRQMKDTAAAYEKAVPGRRVELVPIPDQQGNFATKIELMQRSAPSAPDVVFQDTVMTNADVQAGYLQPLDRHLGRWRDWEQFDATARSATRADDGHVYGVLTGTDVRAVFYDKRVFAKAGLPTAWTPRSWADLLHAARTIRRRVPGVVPLNIYATKALGEATTTQGLLMLLYGTRDGFYDARNRTWTGDTPGLRETLAFVDTVFREGLGPTPQMSFNPTVRDKIVSEMLPAGEVGIALGEGSWTPKTWIKGGSAPWPGWTEHIGVVAMPTRTGPVPGDSGRVSLSGGWMLSIGGHSAVPDEAFRFITLATGRRRALQYAIENAQIPVRQDVLSDRAYLDSLPTNALFADLLRTTSFRPTQAAYLMVSSRAQIAMEDVMTGHATPAEAARAYASGLRDDLGDGQVKDRD